From a region of the Methylocystis hirsuta genome:
- a CDS encoding DUF882 domain-containing protein: MTTPRSSARLISAPLSTVLGLVVFCLATLAPKMTETAVANGDTRTIHLYHAHTHESISAIYLVNGQYDAQVLQQLNWFLRDWRRDEPTNMDPRLFDVVWEAYRYAGAGDQVVHVVSAYRSPETNAMLRARSRAVAKYSQHMLGKAMDTTMPGMPMSQIREIGMRMQRGGVGYYPTAGTPFVHLDVGNVRAWPRMNYDELVRLFPDGKTVHLPTNGQPLARYEEARAEIEARGDGAYVVAPRRTFGGFFAMLFGGGGGEEDDAEVTAPAPSARKQWASLAPRPTRGTSGEMEEQSAASATTDAYRYGARELSRAEADLPRGETTLSAPGAEAPEQETPAAKLPTVRAPLPPQRPSSLAARLDARTAYDKSAELQSAVDFQDAGAADRRSGRMPATDAPPRRPKLASAPLPPTRPGIPRAKATSAIARLVDSPKNETIKSRATAGHESLAYAPEPPQGAEPSDAAAGENTGKAVAEEATARGATPLLGSSTGLRAAARSRGRSHTNKEVSVEHDAASPAR, encoded by the coding sequence TTGACGACGCCTCGCTCCAGCGCGCGCCTGATTTCCGCTCCGCTTTCGACGGTTCTTGGCCTCGTGGTCTTTTGTCTGGCGACGCTCGCACCGAAGATGACCGAAACCGCGGTCGCCAATGGCGACACAAGGACGATTCATCTTTACCACGCCCATACGCATGAATCGATTTCGGCGATATATCTCGTCAACGGGCAATATGACGCCCAAGTCCTTCAGCAATTGAACTGGTTCCTGCGCGACTGGCGACGCGACGAGCCGACCAACATGGACCCGCGCCTCTTCGACGTCGTCTGGGAGGCCTATCGCTACGCCGGCGCCGGCGATCAGGTCGTGCATGTCGTCTCCGCGTATCGCTCTCCCGAGACAAACGCCATGCTGCGCGCCCGGTCGCGCGCCGTCGCCAAATATTCGCAGCACATGCTGGGCAAGGCGATGGACACCACGATGCCAGGAATGCCGATGTCGCAAATTCGCGAAATCGGCATGCGCATGCAGCGCGGCGGCGTCGGCTATTATCCGACGGCGGGCACGCCTTTCGTCCATCTCGACGTCGGCAATGTTCGCGCATGGCCGCGCATGAACTACGACGAGCTCGTGCGGCTCTTCCCCGACGGCAAAACGGTGCATTTGCCGACCAATGGCCAGCCGCTCGCACGCTATGAAGAGGCGCGCGCCGAGATCGAGGCGCGCGGCGACGGCGCTTATGTCGTCGCGCCTCGCCGCACGTTTGGCGGTTTCTTCGCCATGCTGTTTGGCGGCGGGGGCGGCGAAGAAGACGACGCTGAGGTCACGGCGCCGGCGCCGAGCGCCCGCAAGCAGTGGGCTTCGCTCGCGCCACGGCCGACACGCGGAACAAGCGGCGAAATGGAAGAGCAAAGCGCGGCGTCCGCCACGACCGACGCCTATCGCTACGGCGCCAGAGAACTTTCGCGAGCGGAGGCCGATTTGCCGCGTGGCGAGACGACTCTGTCCGCGCCGGGCGCAGAAGCGCCCGAGCAAGAGACGCCCGCCGCGAAGCTTCCAACCGTTCGAGCGCCGCTGCCGCCGCAGCGTCCGTCCTCGCTCGCCGCACGCTTGGACGCGCGGACGGCGTATGACAAATCAGCCGAGCTGCAAAGCGCCGTCGATTTTCAGGACGCCGGCGCCGCTGACCGCCGTTCGGGCAGAATGCCCGCAACTGATGCGCCGCCACGCCGTCCAAAACTCGCATCTGCGCCCCTGCCCCCGACTCGGCCCGGGATCCCCCGCGCGAAGGCGACGAGCGCGATCGCGCGGCTGGTCGACTCGCCCAAAAATGAGACGATAAAGTCTAGAGCGACGGCCGGCCACGAGTCGCTCGCCTATGCGCCTGAGCCGCCGCAGGGCGCTGAGCCGTCGGACGCCGCCGCAGGGGAAAACACTGGGAAGGCAGTCGCCGAGGAGGCGACAGCTCGCGGCGCAACCCCTCTGCTCGGCTCGTCAACTGGCCTTCGCGCGGCCGCCCGCTCCCGCGGACGCAGTCACACGAACAAGGAGGTCTCAGTCGAACATGACGCGGCCTCCCCCGCGCGGTGA
- a CDS encoding NUDIX hydrolase, translated as MRERPSPWNSPTPSRAAEALAPLSPPVEIGLTAAIVAVRDDEPLILTTRADGPAGVAALPSGPFDPIRHRTFEIGLREWVAEQTGAPLGYVEQLYTFGDRGRHARAGDRDPHVVSVGYLALTRIRDDADRRASVWRSWHDFFPWEDWRKGPPVVLEETITPGLTDWVAEAPDAVSSSGVSRRVRVNLLFGGKGRAFNEENVLERYELLYEAGLLEEALRDGRESAEKRAPLTPLGTPMRHDHRRILATAMGRLRAKMKYRPVIFELMASEFTLTELQRTVEAIAGRHLHKQNFRRLVESTAIVEPTGEMSLKTGGRPAALFHFRRNVLQERPAPGLRVGIRG; from the coding sequence ATGAGGGAGCGCCCTTCGCCCTGGAATTCGCCGACGCCTAGCCGAGCCGCCGAAGCGCTCGCGCCCCTATCGCCGCCCGTCGAAATCGGCCTCACCGCCGCAATCGTCGCCGTTCGAGACGACGAGCCCTTGATCCTGACGACGCGCGCGGATGGGCCGGCGGGGGTCGCCGCCCTTCCCTCCGGACCTTTCGATCCGATCCGCCATCGCACCTTCGAGATCGGCCTGCGCGAATGGGTCGCCGAGCAGACCGGCGCGCCGCTGGGCTATGTCGAGCAGCTCTATACATTCGGCGATCGCGGACGGCACGCCCGCGCCGGCGACCGTGATCCGCACGTCGTTTCGGTCGGCTATTTGGCGTTGACGCGCATCCGCGACGACGCCGATCGCCGCGCAAGCGTCTGGCGGAGCTGGCATGATTTCTTTCCCTGGGAGGATTGGCGCAAAGGTCCGCCCGTGGTCCTCGAGGAAACGATCACGCCCGGATTGACGGACTGGGTGGCCGAGGCGCCGGACGCCGTCTCCTCCTCGGGCGTCTCGCGCCGGGTGCGGGTCAATCTTCTCTTTGGCGGCAAGGGGCGCGCGTTCAATGAGGAGAACGTCCTCGAGCGCTACGAGCTTCTTTACGAGGCGGGGCTTCTCGAGGAGGCGCTGCGCGATGGTCGCGAATCGGCGGAGAAACGGGCGCCGCTGACGCCGCTCGGGACCCCGATGCGCCACGACCACCGCCGCATTCTCGCCACAGCCATGGGCAGACTGCGCGCCAAAATGAAATATCGGCCGGTGATCTTCGAGTTGATGGCGTCCGAGTTCACGCTGACTGAGCTGCAGCGGACAGTAGAAGCCATCGCTGGCCGACATCTGCACAAGCAGAATTTCCGCCGTCTGGTGGAATCAACGGCCATTGTCGAGCCGACGGGGGAAATGTCCTTAAAGACAGGCGGACGCCCAGCTGCTCTATTTCATTTTCGCCGCAATGTTCTGCAAGAAAGGCCCGCGCCAGGGCTTCGCGTCGGCATCCGAGGCTGA
- a CDS encoding DUF3126 family protein, protein MDKTELRKLQAFLRRSLGNDGVRVTADPNDPDDAAVHLGERRIASISVDDEDGDRSFAFEMKIPVGREVLQSYLRKLFENDRLSIVARGRKTDSVELNADGEFLGVISADDPKLSSFTLQVAILDFDLEDE, encoded by the coding sequence TTGGACAAAACCGAATTGCGAAAACTGCAGGCGTTCTTGCGCCGTTCGCTCGGCAACGACGGCGTTCGCGTCACAGCGGATCCGAACGATCCGGACGACGCCGCCGTGCATCTTGGCGAGCGAAGGATCGCTTCGATCTCAGTCGATGACGAAGACGGCGATCGTTCCTTCGCCTTCGAAATGAAAATTCCCGTCGGACGCGAAGTGCTGCAGTCCTATTTGCGCAAGCTGTTCGAAAACGATCGCCTGTCGATCGTGGCGCGCGGACGGAAGACCGATTCCGTCGAACTCAACGCCGACGGAGAATTTCTCGGCGTCATCTCCGCTGACGATCCGAAGCTGTCGAGCTTCACGCTGCAAGTCGCCATTCTCGATTTCGATCTCGAAGACGAGTGA
- a CDS encoding response regulator — protein MRAVWNSTRPVTSLFNIPAPSVEDALRLIDKERLDCALLDYRLVDETSGRIASVLAERNIPFLLMTGHCASDLPSELRDKTLLQKPVTGKALRAALEAILDSAA, from the coding sequence GTGAGGGCCGTTTGGAATTCCACGCGCCCCGTCACGAGCCTCTTCAATATCCCCGCACCCTCCGTCGAAGACGCCTTGCGGCTCATCGACAAGGAGCGTCTTGACTGCGCCCTGCTCGATTACCGACTTGTCGACGAGACCAGCGGAAGAATTGCTTCCGTGCTGGCTGAGCGAAATATCCCGTTTTTGCTGATGACGGGACATTGCGCGAGCGACCTGCCGTCTGAATTGCGCGACAAGACTCTCCTGCAGAAGCCGGTGACGGGCAAAGCTCTTCGCGCCGCCCTCGAAGCTATTTTGGATTCCGCAGCGTAA
- the mdh gene encoding malate dehydrogenase: MSRRKIALVGAGNIGGTLAHLAGLKELGDIVLFDIVDGVPQGKALDIAQSSPVAGFDAKLTGGSDYSAIKGADVIIVTAGVPRQPGMSRDDLLSVNLGVIAKVGAGIKRYAPSAFVICITNPLDVMVWALQKASGLPTQRIVGMAGMLDSSRFRYFLAEELNVSVEDVSAFVLGGHGDDMVPSVRYSTVAGVPLPDLVAMGWTTQARIDAIVERTRKGGGEIVGLLKTGSAYYAPATAAIAMAESYLKDKRRVMPCAAYLSGQYGVNGLYVGVPVVIGANGVERVMEIKLDAAERAMFEKSVASVRALLEAAKALDPAFA; this comes from the coding sequence ATGTCGCGAAGAAAAATCGCTTTGGTTGGCGCCGGCAATATCGGCGGAACGCTTGCCCATCTCGCCGGCCTCAAGGAATTAGGCGACATCGTTCTTTTCGACATCGTCGACGGCGTGCCGCAGGGCAAGGCGCTCGACATCGCCCAGTCGTCTCCCGTCGCGGGCTTCGACGCCAAACTCACCGGCGGCTCCGACTATTCGGCGATCAAGGGGGCGGACGTCATCATCGTTACGGCGGGCGTGCCGCGCCAGCCGGGGATGAGCCGCGACGATCTTCTGTCGGTCAACCTCGGCGTCATCGCCAAGGTCGGCGCGGGCATCAAGCGCTATGCGCCGAGCGCCTTTGTCATCTGCATCACCAACCCGCTCGACGTCATGGTGTGGGCGCTGCAGAAGGCGTCCGGACTGCCGACGCAGCGCATCGTCGGCATGGCGGGCATGCTCGATTCTTCGCGCTTTCGCTATTTCCTCGCCGAGGAGCTCAATGTTTCGGTCGAAGACGTGAGCGCCTTCGTTCTGGGCGGCCATGGCGACGACATGGTGCCGTCGGTGCGCTATTCGACGGTGGCCGGCGTGCCTTTGCCGGATCTCGTGGCTATGGGATGGACCACGCAGGCGCGCATCGACGCGATCGTCGAGCGCACGCGCAAAGGCGGCGGCGAGATCGTCGGCCTTCTCAAGACCGGCTCGGCATATTACGCGCCGGCGACCGCGGCGATCGCGATGGCCGAGAGCTATCTCAAGGATAAGCGGCGGGTGATGCCCTGCGCCGCCTATCTCAGCGGCCAATATGGCGTGAACGGACTCTATGTCGGCGTTCCCGTAGTCATTGGCGCGAATGGCGTCGAGAGGGTGATGGAGATAAAGCTCGACGCGGCCGAGCGGGCGATGTTCGAAAAATCCGTCGCGTCGGTTCGGGCGCTGCTGGAAGCCGCCAAGGCGCTCGATCCCGCTTTCGCCTGA
- a CDS encoding ATP-binding protein, producing MPLSFVSIRSIAARLFLTAAAMSSVVLIVASILLTAYYRSEADEVFERRLDVYLRAIVADVSESGQEGRTGPGQLGDPQFELPGSGWYWQITRLDDKSHDIKASRSLFANTLPKLSDLGVAAEVGGFRRGYGPGPDGRRLRIVERVIDVGDLGIYLVQVAGSGEEMEEQIARFRFALIVAFAALAIALAIGAAFQVRFGLRPLRQLQRELASIRGGERERIMDAYPSEVAPLAEELNLLIGANRDILERARTQVGNLAHALKTPLSVIVNEADSAPGQLAGKVQEQAQIMRDQISFYLDRARAAARGGALGAATQIAPSIEALLRAFSKIYGDKGVIFSGGADPRLRFLGERQDLEEMIGNLLDNAGKWAKSQVTIDVCVEGASRPTLRVTIDDDGPGLATHLRAAATQRGRRLDETKPGSGLGLSIVVDLAAAYGGSLQLDDSPSGGLRAELRLPGF from the coding sequence ATGCCCCTTTCCTTCGTCTCCATTCGCTCCATCGCCGCGCGTCTGTTCCTGACTGCGGCGGCGATGAGTTCGGTCGTGCTGATCGTCGCCAGCATTCTTCTGACCGCCTACTACCGAAGCGAAGCTGACGAGGTTTTCGAACGGCGCCTCGACGTTTACCTGCGCGCCATCGTCGCCGACGTGTCCGAGTCGGGACAGGAGGGACGCACCGGCCCTGGCCAGCTCGGCGACCCGCAGTTCGAGTTGCCGGGCTCGGGCTGGTACTGGCAGATCACGCGTCTCGACGACAAGTCGCATGACATCAAGGCGTCGCGCTCGCTCTTCGCCAACACGCTGCCCAAGCTCTCGGATCTTGGCGTCGCAGCGGAGGTCGGCGGCTTTCGTCGCGGCTACGGACCTGGCCCGGACGGGCGCAGGCTGCGCATCGTCGAGCGCGTCATCGACGTCGGCGACCTCGGCATCTATCTCGTGCAGGTCGCCGGCAGCGGCGAAGAGATGGAAGAGCAAATCGCCCGCTTTCGATTCGCGCTGATCGTCGCTTTCGCGGCGCTCGCGATTGCCCTCGCCATCGGCGCCGCCTTCCAGGTCCGCTTCGGCTTGCGGCCGTTGAGGCAATTGCAGCGCGAACTGGCGTCGATCCGCGGCGGCGAACGCGAGCGGATCATGGACGCCTACCCGAGCGAAGTCGCGCCGCTCGCCGAAGAGCTCAATCTGCTGATCGGCGCCAATCGCGACATTCTCGAACGCGCGCGCACGCAGGTCGGCAATCTCGCCCATGCGCTGAAAACGCCGCTCTCCGTCATCGTCAATGAAGCCGATTCCGCGCCCGGGCAACTCGCCGGGAAAGTTCAAGAACAGGCGCAGATCATGCGCGATCAGATCTCTTTCTATCTCGACCGGGCGCGGGCGGCGGCGCGCGGCGGCGCGCTCGGGGCCGCGACGCAGATTGCGCCGTCGATCGAGGCCTTGCTGCGCGCCTTCAGTAAAATCTATGGCGACAAGGGCGTGATTTTTTCCGGCGGCGCCGATCCGCGTCTGCGCTTTCTTGGCGAGCGCCAGGATCTTGAAGAAATGATCGGCAATCTGCTCGACAACGCCGGCAAATGGGCGAAAAGCCAGGTGACGATCGACGTCTGCGTCGAAGGCGCGTCGCGGCCGACGCTGCGCGTCACCATCGACGACGACGGGCCGGGACTTGCGACGCATCTGCGCGCCGCGGCGACGCAGCGTGGGCGGCGTCTCGACGAAACCAAGCCTGGGTCAGGTCTCGGCCTGTCGATTGTCGTCGATCTCGCCGCCGCTTATGGCGGCTCGCTGCAGCTCGACGACAGCCCTAGCGGCGGTTTGCGCGCAGAGCTTCGACTGCCGGGGTTTTGA
- a CDS encoding HD family hydrolase, with translation MRAPSTKNRGRPSPGEAPRAWQRMLSGRRLDLLDPSPLDVEIEDIAHGLARVARWNGQTVGAHIFSVAQHSMLVEKVACALDPAIGRTERLYMLLHDAPEYVIGDMISPFKAVIGDAYKSVEDRILGAILLRFSLPPTPSPALRRLCKEADRAAAFFEAVQLAGFTRGEAERIFGRPAIPPQPFMDELAPAPIEETQARFLARFRAVDER, from the coding sequence ATGCGGGCTCCTTCCACGAAAAATCGTGGGCGGCCGTCGCCCGGCGAGGCGCCCCGCGCCTGGCAGCGCATGTTATCCGGACGCCGCCTCGATCTGCTCGATCCTTCGCCGCTCGACGTGGAGATCGAAGATATCGCGCATGGGCTCGCGCGCGTCGCGCGATGGAACGGTCAGACCGTCGGCGCGCATATTTTCTCGGTCGCGCAACACAGCATGCTTGTGGAAAAGGTCGCATGCGCGCTCGATCCAGCGATCGGTCGAACGGAGCGGCTTTACATGTTGCTGCATGACGCGCCGGAATATGTGATCGGCGATATGATCTCCCCGTTCAAGGCGGTGATCGGCGACGCATACAAAAGCGTCGAGGACCGCATATTGGGCGCGATTCTCCTGCGTTTCTCTCTGCCGCCGACGCCCTCTCCTGCACTGCGGCGCCTGTGCAAGGAGGCCGACCGCGCCGCGGCTTTTTTTGAGGCGGTGCAGCTTGCGGGCTTTACACGGGGCGAAGCCGAGCGCATCTTCGGCCGCCCGGCGATCCCGCCGCAGCCCTTCATGGACGAACTCGCCCCGGCTCCCATTGAGGAGACGCAGGCGCGTTTTCTCGCTCGGTTTCGGGCGGTCGACGAACGTTGA
- a CDS encoding DNA-3-methyladenine glycosylase I, which produces MSHPDGLKRCPWPGVDPLYLDYHDNEWGRPERDGRALFEKLTLDGFQAGLSWITILRKREAFRAAFDGFDPAKIARFDQKRVAALMGNDAIVRNRAKIEGAVLSAQAWLEIEATTGFSDYLWGFVDGRPIVNHWTRMSDAPTQTPLSERLSKDLKARGFKFCGPTIVYAFMQAVGMVDDHLTGCHRHAGGEGG; this is translated from the coding sequence GTGTCGCATCCCGACGGACTGAAACGCTGTCCGTGGCCCGGCGTCGATCCGCTTTACCTCGACTATCACGACAACGAGTGGGGGCGGCCCGAACGGGACGGCCGGGCGCTCTTCGAAAAGCTGACGCTCGACGGCTTCCAGGCCGGCCTCTCGTGGATCACCATTCTGCGCAAGCGTGAGGCGTTTCGCGCGGCCTTCGACGGCTTCGATCCGGCGAAGATCGCGAGATTTGATCAGAAGCGTGTCGCGGCGCTGATGGGCAATGATGCAATCGTGCGCAACCGCGCAAAAATCGAAGGCGCCGTGCTCTCGGCGCAGGCGTGGCTGGAGATCGAGGCGACGACCGGCTTTTCGGATTATCTGTGGGGTTTCGTGGACGGACGACCGATCGTCAATCACTGGACGCGCATGAGCGACGCGCCGACGCAAACCCCACTTTCCGAACGCCTCTCCAAAGATCTCAAGGCGCGCGGCTTCAAATTCTGCGGACCGACGATCGTCTACGCCTTCATGCAGGCGGTCGGCATGGTGGACGATCATCTGACGGGCTGCCATCGCCACGCAGGGGGCGAGGGCGGCTGA
- a CDS encoding tyrosine phosphatase family protein encodes MPNGRLYVCSLTKVVDTVRESGARSLVTILTAGASLVRPCEISRERHLRIAVSDIDAPRGGHILPGEEHINRLLAFLEEWDRSAPLVIHCYAGVSRSPAAAFVAACALAPRRSEMEIARELRRVSPTATPNRRLVALADERLGRNGRMSAAIAAIGRGTDCYEGAPFALEFADA; translated from the coding sequence ATGCCGAATGGGCGCTTGTACGTCTGTTCCCTGACTAAGGTGGTCGACACGGTGCGCGAAAGCGGCGCGCGCTCGCTTGTCACCATTCTTACCGCCGGGGCGTCGCTTGTTCGGCCTTGCGAAATCTCCCGCGAGCGCCATTTGCGGATCGCTGTCTCCGATATCGACGCGCCGCGGGGAGGGCACATCCTCCCTGGCGAGGAACATATCAATCGGCTGCTCGCTTTCCTTGAGGAATGGGACCGCTCCGCGCCGCTCGTCATACACTGCTACGCTGGGGTGAGCAGATCGCCCGCAGCGGCTTTTGTCGCGGCCTGCGCTTTAGCGCCGCGTCGCAGCGAAATGGAGATCGCGCGCGAACTACGCCGCGTCTCGCCGACCGCGACCCCGAACAGGCGGCTGGTCGCGCTCGCCGACGAAAGGCTCGGGCGGAACGGGCGAATGTCCGCCGCGATCGCCGCGATCGGACGCGGGACCGACTGCTATGAGGGAGCGCCCTTCGCCCTGGAATTCGCCGACGCCTAG